The Dyadobacter sandarakinus DNA window TTTTTCAACCAGCCAGTCCGGCTCCATGGAACCAAGCCCGGGGTAATCGAGTACCCGGTTGCCGCCACCCACTTTCAGTGGCTTACCATTCAGCAGGATCTGCGCATTACGGATTTCAAGTTTTCTGATGCCAAAATGGGATGCGATCGAGTCAGTACCTACTGTTGCTTTCAGTTCGTACAGGTTAGGCTGGTCGAGGCCCCACAATTTCACCTGCGCAGCGGGAATGCTCGCTTCCGCTTCCATAAGCGCAGTTTGTCCGGCTGGAATGCTCGCCGGTTTTGTTTTCCATTTCAGCGCGACGGGTTTTTTATCCTGAAATACGGTGAAATCTGCTTTGGGCGAAACCGCATTTGCAGATGCATTTCTAACGCGAATTCGGGCCGTAATGCTGGCGTTGTTTTTGGCAAGATCCGGTGTGGCTTCAATCTTGATATTTTCAGCATAAACCTCCGGTTCGATCGTCAGGTATACCGGGCGGATCAGTCCGCCGTAATTCACCCAGCCGACAAAAGAATCGTCCATTTTGTTATTATCCTTCACGCCGGGAATGGTGTTGGTTTTCCAGGTATTGTTGTTCACAGCCACCACCAGCTCGTTGTTTTCTTTGAGCAGATTGGTCACATCAAAACTGAATGGGGTATACCCACCTTCGTGTTCACCGACTTTCTGCCCATTGAGCCAGACGTAAGTCTTGTAATAAGCCGCATCGAAATGCAGGATCACGCGTTTGCCCGAAGCCGGTTTCCAGGGAAAAAACTTGCGGTACCAGGCGGTTCCTGTATAAAATTCATAGCGCGGGTCTGTCGAAAAACAATGCGGTACGGTCACCTTGTCCTGCCGTGCAGTTTTGGCGGTGCCTTCTTTATACCATTGATTTGAAATCCCCAGCTCGGCCGGGTCCAGTACAAACCACCAGTCGCCATTCAGCGAAATCGCACCCGGGTCTTTGATATGGTACTGCGCAAAGCTGCTCTGGGAAGCCCAGCAAACGATAACCAGGAGCAGTGCTCTAAATTTATTGTTCATAAAATGCGTTAAGGGATTCAAATGGATACTAAAAGGTCATTCGTGCGGATGATTTTCTTGAACTGGTACTAGCACTTCCACGCTGACTTTCCGCGATGCTACAAAGGGGATCAATGCTGAAAGCAGCACCACGGTTGCGATAATAGCCGTGATCATTGCTCCGGAAGTAGTCAGCAGACTCAGGATAAATAACATAACCGCTGTGAAAAGCAGCGCTCCTGCAATGACCTGCAAGCCAAACCTGTTTTGGCGTTTGATCTCGACCACTTCCTCTTCATTGATTTCCAATGCGTCAATACGCTTCTGTTCTTTGGTTTGGAGATAGGTCAGGTATTCCGCCGCAATGAGGTTTTTGGACCGTGCCCAAAGTTCATAAGCCAGCAAAAACAGCAGCGGCAGCCCCACACCCACAATCGTTTCCATTCCCCTCGAAAGTTTGAAACCCAGCAGCAGCGGAGACAGGATTTTGAAAAACAGATTGACAAGAAGACCGATACCAGTTACCCAAAGTGTTGTTTTTGCATTCAACCGTTTGGAAAACAAAGCCCAGAGCGGCGGGGCAAGCAACGGTCCGCCTGAAATCGCTGAAATACTCAAAACCACCTCCACAATGCCGCCAGCTGCCGGTACCAGCAATGCAATGCCGATCATACCCAATCCGAAAAACCAGGAAGAGCCCCGCGCAACCCGGATCAGCTGCTTGTCGGAAGCCGCCGGGTTGACCATTCCTTTGTAGATATCATTGGTGAAGACCGCGGACACCACATTTAAAGCCGTATTAGCGCTCGCAGAAGTGGAGAAATACATGCCTGTCAGCATCAAGCCCAGTAGGCCAGGAGGTAACACCAGTTTGCAAATCATCAGATAGGCATTTTCGGTATCCAGCCCCGTCAATGCGGGATTGATCGCCTTGTAGATCATAGGCGGGAACATCCAGATCACCGGGCTGATCAGGTATAAGCCTGCAAAAAGAAGGGCGACTTTCCTGGCCGATTTCTCACTGTCGACGCTCGTATAACGCTGCACCATGGTCCAGTTCCCACCGATGTAGCAGATGTGGTAAATGACAAATGCGAGGACAAAGCCGAAAGTGTATTCACCATTTAACAGATCGAAAAAATCGTCAGGAACATTTTGCGTAAAGCCTTCCCAGCCACCAACTTTATCAAAAGACAATGGAAGCAAGATGAACACCGCGGCGGATAACACTACAAATTGCAGAATGTCCGTCACCATCACCGCCCAAAGTCCGCCGACAGCCGTGTAAGCAATCATAAAAAGCCCC harbors:
- a CDS encoding glycoside hydrolase family 2 protein — protein: MNNKFRALLLVIVCWASQSSFAQYHIKDPGAISLNGDWWFVLDPAELGISNQWYKEGTAKTARQDKVTVPHCFSTDPRYEFYTGTAWYRKFFPWKPASGKRVILHFDAAYYKTYVWLNGQKVGEHEGGYTPFSFDVTNLLKENNELVVAVNNNTWKTNTIPGVKDNNKMDDSFVGWVNYGGLIRPVYLTIEPEVYAENIKIEATPDLAKNNASITARIRVRNASANAVSPKADFTVFQDKKPVALKWKTKPASIPAGQTALMEAEASIPAAQVKLWGLDQPNLYELKATVGTDSIASHFGIRKLEIRNAQILLNGKPLKVGGGNRVLDYPGLGSMEPDWLVEKDFRLMKEAGMEFQRLTHYTPAEYYYDLADKYGMLIITEAGNWQLTGKQMDNDSMRANFRSQFREMAERDWNHPSVIAYSVGNEYLSEEPAGQRWTKDMIAFAKEVDPTRLYTFASMRLNALPAKPEDEASQYVDFVSTNTYGGHARSLDHIHKLYPDKPIFISEWGTRSDGKGGEAYQAQHIRDVIAEVRKRPYVAATSWWTYNDYRSKLFGTNTNGFRPWGIVGPDRSPRRAYKVHQEELSPVTIEKVGYQSGELGANTLTIKVTARADFPARKLFGYYIKTSDTKVNIPELNPGESKEVIVPVRGFEGKTHISIYKPTGFLTTEAEFALE
- a CDS encoding sodium:solute symporter family protein, giving the protein MNNNIDTIVILVFSAFVLGIGMLFARTGRNLKSFFAGGEAVPWFIGGLSLFMSFFSAGTFVAWGSIAYKHGWVAITIQWTMCIGALVTALYLAPRWKRTGALTAAEFIRERLGLPVQKTYIFIFTLVSVFIKGSVLYPVARLVSASLDLPLVPCTIGLGLFMIAYTAVGGLWAVMVTDILQFVVLSAAVFILLPLSFDKVGGWEGFTQNVPDDFFDLLNGEYTFGFVLAFVIYHICYIGGNWTMVQRYTSVDSEKSARKVALLFAGLYLISPVIWMFPPMIYKAINPALTGLDTENAYLMICKLVLPPGLLGLMLTGMYFSTSASANTALNVVSAVFTNDIYKGMVNPAASDKQLIRVARGSSWFFGLGMIGIALLVPAAGGIVEVVLSISAISGGPLLAPPLWALFSKRLNAKTTLWVTGIGLLVNLFFKILSPLLLGFKLSRGMETIVGVGLPLLFLLAYELWARSKNLIAAEYLTYLQTKEQKRIDALEINEEEVVEIKRQNRFGLQVIAGALLFTAVMLFILSLLTTSGAMITAIIATVVLLSALIPFVASRKVSVEVLVPVQENHPHE